Proteins from a genomic interval of Xylocopa sonorina isolate GNS202 chromosome 6, iyXylSono1_principal, whole genome shotgun sequence:
- the Ken gene encoding zinc finger and BTB domain-containing ken and barbie protein isoform X2, with protein MYTDGLLTLHYGKHPATLAAEVGAWYTGDRHVDVTLACDDGSVVKAHRVVLAAASPLLASLLRNPALDHVVHLSGVRKTQLTHLLEFLYNGEALIPSTELTPLRELFELLQIKSELFEPNQPQTSSNSDPERIPTPQPSEGQESSSYESQYDGRQSNNPADCCSVLIKTEGCEEEPEVDVEGVEGEALLMENRESSIEPPRRRDSSDPVNLSLNSGTSTTSDSSHDVVSRPEKQLLERRESLEEAEERRRQLAARLALGLEPGKRKPEEIPIPPAEAYIVTPHRKRRPGFHNAPAQNPAFVPFNPGFETPRRLQAPHPLSVSAPPYLDRSVTPPGASHRPPSADPASAAGLEPPWGSWALPPARAPPPPPTDDPPKSTPVREYRCSYCGKQFGMSWNLKTHLRVHTGEKPFACRLCVAMFKQKAHLLKHLCSVHRGVIAAPDNTFTCCFCSLTFDSLQELIRHLSGPHNNLLLSKNLHD; from the exons atgtatactgACGGTCTCCTGACACTCCATTATGGGAAGCATCCAGCGACCTTGGCCGCAGAGGTCGGAGCCTGGTACACCGGGGACCGTCACGTGGACGTGACGTTGGCTTGCGACGATGGATCCGTCGTCAAGGCCCATCGCGTTGTTCTGGCTGCAGCTAGTCCCCTATTGGCTAGTCTCCTTCGTAACCCCGCACTGGACCACGTGGTCCACTTGTCCGGGGTCCGAAAAACCCAGCTGACTCATCTGCTGGAATTCCTTTACAACGGGGAAGCTCTGATACCG TCGACAGAGCTGACACCGTTGAGGGAACTGTTCGAGCTCCTCCAAATAAAGTCGGAGTTATTCGAGCCGAATCAACCTCAGACCTCCAGCAACTCCGACCCCGAGAGGATACCAACACCCCAGCCCTCCGAAGGCCAGGAAAGTTCTAGCTACGAGTCGCAGTACGACGGCAG GCAATCGAATAACCCCGCGGACTGTTGCTCGGTACTGATCAAGACCGAGGGCTGCGAGGAAGAGCCGGAAGTGGACGTCGAAGGCGTCGAGGGCGAGGCCCTCCTCATGGAGAACAGAGAGAGCAGCATAGAACCGCCACGACGGAGGGATAGCTCCGATCCTGTGAACCTAAGCTTGAACTCTGGGACCTCCACCACTAGCGATAGTTCGCACGACGTTGTATCTAG GCCAGAAAAACAGTTACTGGAGAGGCGAGAATCTCTGGAGGAGGCGGAAGAGAGAAGGAGGCAATTAGCGGCTCGGCTCGCGCTGGGCTTAGAACCGGGGAAACGAAAACCCGAAGAAATACCCATCCCACCTGCGGAGGCGTACATCGTGACGCCCCATCGGAAACGAAGGCCAGGCTTTCACAATGCGCCAGCACAGAATCCTGCCTTCGTGCCGTTCAATCCTGGATTCGAAACGCCGAGGCGGCTGCAAGCGCCGCATCCCCTTAGCGTCTCGGCACCTCCGTACCTG GACAGGTCAGTGACACCTCCAGGAGCGTCACACAGACCACCAAGCGCGGACCCAGCGTCGGCGGCCGGTTTGGAACCACCCTGGGGTTCTTGGGCCTTACCGCCAGCGAGGGCGCCACCGCCACCACCGACCGACGACCCGCCCAAGTCTACCCCCGTTCGCGAGTACCGGTGCAGCTATTGTGGCAAACAGTTCGGAATGTCATGGAACTTGAAAACGCATCTGAGAGTGCACACGGGTGAAAAACCGTTCGCGTGTAGACTATGCGTCGCTATGTTTAAGCAGAAGGCCCACCTGTTGAAGCACCTTTGCTCGGTACACAGAGGCGTGATTGCCGCCCCCGACAACACCTTCACCTGTTGCTTCTGTTCGTTGACTTTCGACAGCCTGCAGGAGCTGATCAGGCATCTGTCGGGGCCGCACAACAATCTGCTGTTAAGCAAGAACCTGCACGACTAG
- the Ken gene encoding zinc finger and BTB domain-containing ken and barbie protein isoform X1, translating to MYTDGLLTLHYGKHPATLAAEVGAWYTGDRHVDVTLACDDGSVVKAHRVVLAAASPLLASLLRNPALDHVVHLSGVRKTQLTHLLEFLYNGEALIPSTELTPLRELFELLQIKSELFEPNQPQTSSNSDPERIPTPQPSEGQESSSYESQYDGRQSNNPADCCSVLIKTEGCEEEPEVDVEGVEGEALLMENRESSIEPPRRRDSSDPVNLSLNSGTSTTSDSSHDVVSRPEKQLLERRESLEEAEERRRQLAARLALGLEPGKRKPEEIPIPPAEAYIVTPHRKRRPGFHNAPAQNPAFVPFNPGFETPRRLQAPHPLSVSAPPYLQDRSVTPPGASHRPPSADPASAAGLEPPWGSWALPPARAPPPPPTDDPPKSTPVREYRCSYCGKQFGMSWNLKTHLRVHTGEKPFACRLCVAMFKQKAHLLKHLCSVHRGVIAAPDNTFTCCFCSLTFDSLQELIRHLSGPHNNLLLSKNLHD from the exons atgtatactgACGGTCTCCTGACACTCCATTATGGGAAGCATCCAGCGACCTTGGCCGCAGAGGTCGGAGCCTGGTACACCGGGGACCGTCACGTGGACGTGACGTTGGCTTGCGACGATGGATCCGTCGTCAAGGCCCATCGCGTTGTTCTGGCTGCAGCTAGTCCCCTATTGGCTAGTCTCCTTCGTAACCCCGCACTGGACCACGTGGTCCACTTGTCCGGGGTCCGAAAAACCCAGCTGACTCATCTGCTGGAATTCCTTTACAACGGGGAAGCTCTGATACCG TCGACAGAGCTGACACCGTTGAGGGAACTGTTCGAGCTCCTCCAAATAAAGTCGGAGTTATTCGAGCCGAATCAACCTCAGACCTCCAGCAACTCCGACCCCGAGAGGATACCAACACCCCAGCCCTCCGAAGGCCAGGAAAGTTCTAGCTACGAGTCGCAGTACGACGGCAG GCAATCGAATAACCCCGCGGACTGTTGCTCGGTACTGATCAAGACCGAGGGCTGCGAGGAAGAGCCGGAAGTGGACGTCGAAGGCGTCGAGGGCGAGGCCCTCCTCATGGAGAACAGAGAGAGCAGCATAGAACCGCCACGACGGAGGGATAGCTCCGATCCTGTGAACCTAAGCTTGAACTCTGGGACCTCCACCACTAGCGATAGTTCGCACGACGTTGTATCTAG GCCAGAAAAACAGTTACTGGAGAGGCGAGAATCTCTGGAGGAGGCGGAAGAGAGAAGGAGGCAATTAGCGGCTCGGCTCGCGCTGGGCTTAGAACCGGGGAAACGAAAACCCGAAGAAATACCCATCCCACCTGCGGAGGCGTACATCGTGACGCCCCATCGGAAACGAAGGCCAGGCTTTCACAATGCGCCAGCACAGAATCCTGCCTTCGTGCCGTTCAATCCTGGATTCGAAACGCCGAGGCGGCTGCAAGCGCCGCATCCCCTTAGCGTCTCGGCACCTCCGTACCTG CAGGACAGGTCAGTGACACCTCCAGGAGCGTCACACAGACCACCAAGCGCGGACCCAGCGTCGGCGGCCGGTTTGGAACCACCCTGGGGTTCTTGGGCCTTACCGCCAGCGAGGGCGCCACCGCCACCACCGACCGACGACCCGCCCAAGTCTACCCCCGTTCGCGAGTACCGGTGCAGCTATTGTGGCAAACAGTTCGGAATGTCATGGAACTTGAAAACGCATCTGAGAGTGCACACGGGTGAAAAACCGTTCGCGTGTAGACTATGCGTCGCTATGTTTAAGCAGAAGGCCCACCTGTTGAAGCACCTTTGCTCGGTACACAGAGGCGTGATTGCCGCCCCCGACAACACCTTCACCTGTTGCTTCTGTTCGTTGACTTTCGACAGCCTGCAGGAGCTGATCAGGCATCTGTCGGGGCCGCACAACAATCTGCTGTTAAGCAAGAACCTGCACGACTAG